A region from the Populus trichocarpa isolate Nisqually-1 chromosome 18, P.trichocarpa_v4.1, whole genome shotgun sequence genome encodes:
- the LOC7458438 gene encoding peroxidase 46: METNPVPFSARPHLCSFLVLGLLYAVVVASPASASLFFNFYGASCPTAELIVSNTVRSASSSDPTIPGKLLRLVFHDCFVEGCDASVLLQGNGTERSDPGNRSLGGFQVIDSAKRMLEIFCPGTVSCADVVALAARDAVAITGGPQLQIPTGRRDGRLSAAANVRPNIIDTTFTMNEMINIFTAKGLSLEDLVVLSGAHTIGSAHCSAFSDRFQEDSKGKLTLIDTSLDRNYANELMQRCPVDASASITVVNDPETSSSFDNQYYRNLVAHKGLFQSDSVLLDDKRTRNLVQDFANDQEKFFQSWSQSFLKLTSIGVKTGEEGEIRQSCSMTSG, translated from the exons ATGGAGACAAACCCTGTACCTTTTTCTGCAAGACCTCATTTGTGTAGTTTTCTGGTTCTTGGTCTCTTATATGCTGTTGTTGTTGCTTCCCCTGCTTCTGCTAGTctctttttcaacttttatGGAGCTTCATGCCCAACTGCTGAACTGATTGTTTCAAACACAGTTAGATCAGCTTCCTCTTCAGACCCTACCATCCCAGGGAAGCTACTTCGTTTGGTTTTCCATGACTGCTTTGTGGAG GGCTGCGATGCATCTGTGCTGCTGCAAGGAAATGGGACGGAGCGAAGTGATCCAGGGAACAGGTCTCTAGGAGGGTTTCAAGTTATTGATTCAGCTAAAAGAATGCTTGAAATCTTCTGTCCAGGAACTGTTTCTTGTGCTGATGTTGTTGCTTTGGCTGCTAGAGATGCTGTCGCAATT ACTGGTGGACCTCAGCTTCAGATTCCAACTGGTAGGAGAGATGGGAGGTTATCGGCAGCCGCAAATGTGAGACCTAATATTATAGACACGACTTTTACAATGAATGAGATGATTAACATCTTCACTGCTAAAGGATTATCTCTTGAAGACCTTGTTGTGCTTTCAG GAGCTCACACTATAGGATCAGCTCATTGCAGCGCATTCAGTGATCGGTTCCAAGAGGACTCCAAGGGGAAGCTCACACTCATCGACACATCTCTAGACAGGAATTATGCAAATGAACTAATGCAAAGATGTCCAGTGGATGCAAGCGCTTCAATAACAGTTGTTAATGATCCTGAAACATCCTCATCATTTGACAATCAATACTACCGAAACCTAGTGGCCCACAAGGGCCTTTTCCAATCAGATTCAGTTCTTTTAGATGACAAAAGAACAAGGAATCTAGTACAGGATTTTGCAAATGATCAAGAGAAGTTTTTCCAGAGTTGGAGCCAGTCATTTTTGAAGCTAACAAGCATTGGAGTAAAAACAGGTGAGGAAGGGGAAATTCGCCAATCTTGTTCAATGACTAGTGGATGA
- the LOC7458440 gene encoding lariat debranching enzyme, translated as MKIAIEGCMHGDLDKVYQTLKLIESQNGTKIDLLLCCGDFQAVRNERDMESLNVPLKYREMKSFWKYYSGREIAPVPTIFIGGNHEASNYLWELCYGGYAAPNIYFLGFAGVIKFGNIRIGGLSGIYNARNYRTGHHERAPYNESSIRSVYHVREYDVHKLMQVEEPIDIFLSHDWPVGITDCGNWKQLVRYKPHFEKEIQEKSLGSKAAAQLLEKLRPAYWFSAHLHCKFAAVVQHGEGGPLTKFLALDKCLPRRKFLQVIEIESEPGPYEIQYDEEWLAITRKFNSIFPLTFKNANFGATQLEMEDCRQFVSSRLQERGTKPFEFTQTAPPFDPTQSGPNGSFSGCPRNPQTESLLQLLELPYLLDSTSESREGRYSPSASQLIQRGSFVHNSEEIPIDDVDESELEEADDVDTRKE; from the exons ATGAAGATAGCAATAGAAGGATGCATGCATGGCGACCTAGACAAAGTCTACCAAACACTCAAACTCATCGAATCTCAAAACGGAACCAAGATCGACCTCCTCCTCTGCTGCGGCGATTTTCAG gcAGTGAGAAACGAGAGAGACATGGAGAGCTTGAACGTGCCGTTAAAATATCGGGAGATGAAGTCGTTTTGGAAGTACTATTCAGGCCGAGAAATTGCTCCCGTTCCTACGATATTTATCGGTGGAAATCATGAAGCTTCTAATTACTTATGGGAATT gtgttatGGAGGATATGCGGCgcctaatatatattttttgggatTTGCTGGTGTGATTAAGTTTGGGAATATTAGAATTGGTGGACTTTCCGGTATTTATAATGCACGTAATTATCGTACAG GACATCATGAGAGGGCGCCATACAATGAGAGCAGTATAAGATCAGTGTATCATGTTCGTGAGTATGATGTGCATAAACTGATGCAAGTTGAGGAACcgattgatatttttctttcacatGATTGGCCTGTTGGGATAACTGATTGTGGGAATTGGAAGCAGCTTGTTCGGTATAAACCTCATTTTGAGAAAGAG ATTCAAGAAAAATCTCTTGGAAGTAAAGCTGCTGCTCAACTGCTGGAAAAATTGAGACCTGCATATTGGTTTTCTGCTCATCTGCACTGCAAATTTGCCGCTGTTGTTCAGCATGGTGAAGGTGGCCCCTTGACAAAATTTCTTGCACTTGACAAGTGTCTTCCGCGTCGCAAATTTTTACAG GTTATTGAAATAGAATCGGAACCTGGACCTTATGAAATTCAATATGATGAAGAATGGCTGGCCATAACAAGGAAGTTCAACTCTATCTTTCCATTAACGTTTAAAAATGCAAATTTTGG GGCTACGCAGCTTGAAATGGAAGATTGTCGGCAATTTGTCAGTAGCAGGCTACAAGAAAGAGGGACCAAACCATTTGAATTTACACAGACTGCTCCACCTTTTGATCCCACTCAATCAGGCCCAAATGGTTCCTTTTCTG GATGTCCAAGGAATCCTCAAACAGAATCATTGTTGCAGCTTCTGGAACTTCCATATCTTTTGGACAGCACATCAGAATCAAGAGAAGGAAGATATAGTCCTAGTGCTTCCCAGTTAATTCAGAGag GTTCTTTTGTTCATAATAGTGAAGAAATTCCTATTGATGATGTGGATGAATCAGAACTTGAAGAAGCTGATGATGTGGACACTAGAAAAGAGTAG